In a single window of the Prevotella melaninogenica genome:
- a CDS encoding carbohydrate kinase family protein, giving the protein MKQLIVGLGEALWDCLPEGRKLGGAPANFAYHTGQFGYDSLAISAVGNDVLGKETLDEFGKKGVKYLMPEVDYPTGTVQVELDSEGIPTYDIKEGVAWDNIPFTPELEATAKNCRAVCFGSLAQRSSVSRQTIQKFLEATPKDCLKIFDINLRQNFYTKEIITSSLQHANILKINDEELVLIGRLFGYPGLDIENKCWLLLGKYNLDMLVLTCGVNGSYVFAPNLKSFQETPKVEVADTVGAGDSFTGAFASAILAGMPITDAHKLAVDVSAYVCTQNGAMPKLPKKLLDRIK; this is encoded by the coding sequence ATGAAACAGTTAATCGTTGGCCTCGGAGAGGCGTTGTGGGATTGTCTTCCTGAAGGACGAAAGCTTGGTGGCGCACCTGCAAACTTTGCTTATCATACAGGACAGTTTGGGTATGATTCGTTGGCTATTAGTGCTGTCGGAAATGACGTCTTGGGTAAGGAAACCCTCGATGAATTCGGTAAAAAAGGTGTAAAGTACTTGATGCCAGAGGTGGATTATCCAACAGGAACGGTTCAGGTTGAACTCGATAGTGAGGGGATTCCTACATACGATATTAAGGAAGGTGTAGCTTGGGATAATATTCCCTTCACCCCTGAACTTGAAGCTACGGCTAAGAATTGCCGTGCCGTATGCTTTGGCTCACTTGCACAGCGTAGTAGTGTAAGCCGCCAGACAATACAGAAATTCCTCGAAGCAACGCCTAAGGACTGTCTGAAGATATTTGATATCAACCTTCGTCAGAACTTCTATACAAAAGAGATTATTACCTCCTCGCTTCAACATGCTAATATCCTCAAGATTAATGATGAGGAACTTGTACTCATCGGCCGCCTCTTTGGTTATCCAGGTCTTGATATAGAGAATAAATGTTGGCTGCTTTTAGGCAAGTATAATCTTGATATGCTCGTGCTGACCTGCGGTGTCAACGGTTCGTATGTCTTTGCTCCAAACCTCAAGTCGTTCCAAGAAACACCAAAGGTTGAGGTTGCTGATACCGTTGGTGCAGGTGATTCCTTTACGGGTGCCTTTGCTTCTGCAATCTTGGCGGGTATGCCTATTACTGATGCCCATAAACTTGCGGTAGATGTAAGTGCATACGTTTGCACGCAGAATGGTGCTATGCCAAAACTTCCAAAGAAACTATTAGACAGAATTAAGTAA
- a CDS encoding arylsulfatase, with product MKPNLTKTLLPIAALACGQVNAMVQKHQQRPNIIYIMCDDMGYGDLGCYGQQYILTPNIDRMAKEGMRFTQAYAGAPVSAPSRACFMTGQHSGHTEVRGNKEYWAPSKPIYYGKNRDFSVVGQHPYDPEHVILPEIMKGQGYRTGMFGKWAGGYEGSKSTPDKRGVDEFYGYICQFQAHLYYPNFLNEYSRERGDSAVKRVVMQNNIDYPMFGDQYAQRKDYSADLIHQHAMNWLKRQSNDKPFFGVFTYTLPHAELAQPNDSLLAFYKKKFFEDKTWGGQEGSRYNAVVHTHAQFAAMITRLDAYVGEILRTLDEQGLAENTLVIFTSDNGPHEEGGADPAFFNRDGKLRGVKRQCYEGGIRIPFIARWKGRIKEDVTSDLPFAFYDLMPTFCDVAGVRNFPKRYVNKKKTVDYFDGISIFPTLMSDEKAQKQHPHLYWEFAETNQIAVRMGDWKLIVIRGVPHLYNLATDLHEDKDIAQEYPEIVEQMVKIIYQEHVDNPLFPITMPKGRA from the coding sequence ATGAAACCAAACCTAACAAAGACACTTCTGCCCATAGCTGCATTGGCTTGTGGACAAGTTAATGCAATGGTGCAGAAACACCAGCAACGTCCAAACATTATATATATTATGTGTGATGATATGGGCTATGGCGACCTTGGCTGCTATGGTCAGCAGTACATCCTTACACCGAATATTGACCGTATGGCAAAGGAAGGTATGCGCTTTACACAAGCGTATGCTGGTGCACCAGTGAGTGCTCCATCCCGTGCCTGCTTTATGACAGGACAACATTCTGGTCATACGGAAGTACGAGGAAACAAGGAATATTGGGCACCAAGTAAGCCTATCTATTATGGAAAAAACCGCGATTTCAGCGTTGTTGGTCAGCATCCTTACGATCCAGAGCATGTTATTTTGCCTGAGATAATGAAGGGACAAGGCTATCGTACGGGTATGTTTGGTAAATGGGCTGGAGGTTACGAAGGCTCTAAGTCAACACCAGACAAGCGTGGTGTAGATGAATTCTATGGTTATATCTGTCAGTTCCAAGCACATCTTTATTATCCTAACTTCCTTAATGAGTACAGCAGGGAGCGTGGAGACAGTGCTGTTAAACGTGTTGTGATGCAGAATAATATTGATTATCCAATGTTTGGTGATCAGTATGCACAACGCAAGGACTACTCAGCTGATCTCATCCATCAGCACGCTATGAACTGGTTGAAGCGACAAAGCAATGATAAACCATTCTTTGGAGTATTCACTTATACGCTTCCTCATGCAGAACTTGCACAGCCTAACGACTCGCTTTTAGCTTTCTACAAGAAGAAGTTCTTTGAGGATAAGACATGGGGTGGGCAGGAAGGCTCACGTTACAACGCTGTTGTGCATACACACGCACAGTTTGCTGCAATGATAACGCGCCTTGATGCTTATGTCGGAGAAATCCTCCGTACCTTAGATGAGCAAGGACTTGCTGAGAATACGCTCGTTATCTTTACCAGTGATAATGGTCCTCATGAGGAGGGTGGAGCAGACCCTGCATTCTTCAACCGTGATGGTAAGTTGCGTGGAGTTAAGCGTCAGTGCTATGAAGGAGGTATTCGTATTCCATTCATTGCTCGATGGAAAGGGCGTATTAAGGAGGATGTGACCAGCGATTTGCCATTTGCTTTCTACGACTTGATGCCAACTTTCTGTGACGTGGCAGGTGTACGCAACTTCCCAAAACGCTATGTTAATAAGAAAAAGACTGTCGATTACTTCGATGGAATCTCTATTTTTCCAACCTTGATGAGCGATGAAAAGGCACAAAAGCAGCATCCGCACCTTTATTGGGAGTTTGCTGAAACCAATCAGATTGCCGTGCGTATGGGAGATTGGAAGCTGATTGTTATCCGTGGTGTACCGCATCTTTATAATCTTGCAACCGACCTTCATGAAGATAAGGACATTGCGCAGGAGTATCCAGAGATTGTTGAACAGATGGTAAAGATAATCTATCAAGAGCATGTTGACAATCCTTTGTTCCCAATCACAATGCCAAAGGGGAGGGCGTAA
- a CDS encoding GH32 C-terminal domain-containing protein encodes MNKRNSFLYAALTALSVSSTAQTMDITRAGDTTIVKIVKSPKYLLLPIEEGKDEAQVILDNGKKTDTWMDVRLAQGKTDYYVPFKLNKGKTSVVKILNLKEDALTLKKGQMKLSDVWDVTNTDFYRPSYHHTPSYGWMNDPVGMFYKDGIYHLCYQYNPYGSMWGNMHWGHAISHNLIYWKEVEPTIYRDPMGHIFSGSTVIDKKGTAGYGKNAIISLYTSDSKENAQTQCMAYSTDGGYTFHKYEKNPVLKPFDGVKDFRDPKVFWYEPLQKWYMIVSADKEMRFYSSPNLKEWTYVSAFGAGYGAQPNQFECPDFFELPVDGNPNKKKWVMIVNINPGCLFGGSATEYFVGDFDGTNFTCDSDPSVAKFLDYGKDHYATVTFSGVKDRVLGIAWMSNWQYANVTPIRQYRGANTLPRELKLFTGKDGQIYMSSNVVSEVVLLRRKYKRLPNLLIANERDAKNVSVSKENAFELEMDVTPNKAAKTGIVLYNDKGEKVDIYFDLKAGRLVMDRTESGKVQFGEKSEPHKIETDYDEREEQKALGPMRKLNAINYKNDFALGTWAPLSLCDSDTYHLNIFVDKCSIEIFVNGGRISMTNLVFPTQPYTSVKFYSDGNRTAFRNIKVNELGLIKP; translated from the coding sequence ATGAACAAAAGAAATTCTTTCCTTTATGCAGCCTTGACAGCTCTATCCGTATCGTCTACGGCACAGACAATGGACATCACACGTGCAGGCGACACGACGATTGTGAAGATAGTAAAGTCGCCAAAGTATCTTCTCCTTCCGATTGAAGAGGGGAAAGACGAGGCGCAGGTGATTCTCGACAATGGCAAGAAGACGGACACGTGGATGGATGTAAGATTAGCACAAGGGAAGACGGACTATTATGTGCCTTTCAAACTCAATAAGGGTAAGACTTCTGTTGTTAAGATTCTCAACTTAAAGGAGGATGCTTTGACCTTGAAGAAAGGACAGATGAAACTCTCTGATGTTTGGGATGTGACCAATACCGATTTTTATCGTCCTTCTTATCATCATACTCCTTCTTATGGATGGATGAACGACCCTGTTGGTATGTTTTATAAAGATGGGATCTACCACCTCTGTTATCAGTACAACCCCTACGGCTCTATGTGGGGAAATATGCATTGGGGACACGCTATAAGTCACAATCTTATTTATTGGAAAGAGGTAGAACCGACGATTTATCGTGACCCTATGGGGCATATTTTCTCTGGTAGTACGGTAATAGATAAGAAGGGTACGGCAGGTTATGGTAAGAATGCGATTATCTCCCTTTATACATCCGATAGCAAGGAGAATGCACAAACGCAATGTATGGCTTATAGCACCGATGGCGGTTATACGTTCCATAAGTATGAGAAGAATCCAGTTTTGAAGCCTTTTGATGGTGTGAAGGATTTCCGAGACCCAAAGGTCTTCTGGTATGAGCCACTTCAGAAGTGGTATATGATAGTTTCTGCCGATAAAGAAATGCGCTTCTATTCGTCGCCAAACTTGAAAGAATGGACCTATGTAAGTGCTTTCGGTGCAGGTTATGGTGCACAACCTAACCAGTTTGAATGTCCCGATTTCTTCGAACTTCCCGTTGATGGTAACCCGAATAAGAAGAAATGGGTGATGATTGTGAATATCAATCCTGGCTGTCTCTTTGGTGGTAGTGCTACGGAGTATTTCGTTGGTGACTTCGATGGAACGAACTTCACCTGCGATAGCGACCCTTCTGTGGCTAAGTTCCTCGACTATGGCAAGGACCATTACGCCACTGTTACCTTCTCAGGCGTTAAAGACCGTGTGTTGGGTATTGCGTGGATGAGCAACTGGCAGTATGCTAACGTTACTCCTATTCGCCAATATCGTGGTGCGAACACGCTTCCACGTGAGTTGAAACTCTTCACAGGTAAAGATGGTCAAATTTATATGTCTTCTAATGTTGTGTCAGAAGTAGTCTTGCTAAGAAGGAAGTATAAGCGCTTACCTAACCTGCTTATTGCTAACGAACGGGACGCAAAGAATGTATCAGTTAGCAAAGAGAATGCTTTTGAATTAGAGATGGATGTAACACCGAATAAGGCAGCTAAGACAGGAATTGTTCTTTATAATGATAAGGGAGAGAAGGTAGATATCTACTTTGATTTAAAGGCAGGACGACTTGTTATGGATCGTACGGAGAGTGGAAAGGTTCAGTTTGGTGAGAAGTCAGAACCACATAAGATTGAAACTGACTATGATGAGCGTGAAGAACAGAAGGCTTTAGGTCCGATGCGTAAGCTGAACGCCATTAATTATAAGAACGACTTTGCACTCGGAACATGGGCACCGTTAAGCCTCTGCGACTCCGACACCTATCACTTGAACATCTTTGTTGATAAGTGTTCAATAGAAATCTTTGTCAATGGTGGGCGTATCTCAATGACCAATCTTGTCTTCCCGACGCAGCCTTACACATCTGTTAAGTTCTATTCAGATGGCAATAGAACTGCTTTCAGAAACATAAAGGTGAATGAATTAGGCTTGATAAAACCTTAG
- the rplM gene encoding 50S ribosomal protein L13, with protein sequence MDTLSYKTISVNKETAKKEWVVIDASDQIVGRLCSKVAKLLRGKYKPTFTPHVDCGDNVIIINAAKVVFSGKKETDKVYTRYTGYPGGQRFNTPAQLRTRKNGIDKMIRHAVKGMLPKGPLGRHLLDNLYVIEGTELNGLEAQKPKAIDINQYK encoded by the coding sequence ATGGACACTTTAAGTTACAAGACTATTTCCGTAAACAAGGAAACAGCTAAGAAAGAGTGGGTCGTTATTGACGCGAGCGATCAGATTGTAGGTCGCCTTTGCTCTAAAGTAGCTAAACTTCTTCGCGGAAAGTACAAGCCAACTTTCACCCCACATGTAGATTGTGGTGACAACGTAATCATTATCAATGCAGCTAAGGTTGTATTCTCTGGTAAGAAGGAGACTGATAAGGTTTACACACGTTATACTGGTTACCCTGGTGGTCAGCGTTTCAACACACCTGCACAGCTTCGTACTCGCAAGAACGGTATTGACAAGATGATTCGTCATGCTGTTAAGGGTATGTTACCAAAGGGTCCTTTAGGTCGTCATCTGTTGGATAACCTCTATGTTATCGAAGGTACAGAGCTCAACGGTCTCGAGGCACAGAAGCCAAAGGCAATTGATATTAACCAGTATAAATAA
- a CDS encoding lactonase family protein, with protein MKFKSILLGVALAFSPVFGFADNNIKMVVGTYTDAGSQGLYSFSFDQSTGKASGITSLNVDNPSYFTFSKDGRNIYAVSEKNNATAVLNCIGYDPVKGTFAFKNSQLTHGGDPCYVDTDGKIALTANYSAGTISVFPILKNGTLDKSLLQLGSVKGGPDRSRQNTPHAHCAIFAPDGYILTTDFSGDRILCFSYNKRDKKLENHGIAAHVKAGSGPRHLVFSPNGKYAYLMSELSCNVTVYTYKEGKLKELQTIAADNANARGGADIHVSPDGMFVYASTRLKGDGITIFRVNNNGTLTRIGAQFTGRHPRNFAITPNGKFLLVACRDDNSIEVYSRDKFTGLLKNTNQDIILSHPVCVKFYPEK; from the coding sequence ATGAAATTTAAATCTATTTTGTTAGGTGTGGCTTTGGCCTTCAGTCCTGTATTTGGTTTTGCCGATAATAATATCAAAATGGTTGTTGGAACCTATACTGATGCAGGTAGTCAAGGATTATATTCATTCTCTTTTGATCAGTCTACAGGTAAAGCTTCGGGGATTACTTCGTTGAATGTAGACAATCCTTCTTATTTTACTTTCAGTAAGGATGGGCGTAATATCTATGCTGTTAGTGAGAAGAATAATGCGACAGCTGTTCTCAATTGTATTGGTTATGACCCTGTAAAAGGAACTTTTGCTTTTAAGAACTCACAGTTGACGCATGGTGGTGATCCTTGTTATGTAGACACAGATGGCAAGATTGCACTAACAGCTAACTATTCTGCGGGTACAATCTCTGTTTTTCCAATTCTTAAGAATGGAACACTTGATAAGTCGTTGCTACAGTTGGGTAGTGTGAAAGGTGGACCTGATCGTTCACGTCAGAACACACCTCATGCGCATTGTGCGATTTTTGCTCCTGATGGTTATATCCTTACAACTGACTTTAGTGGCGATCGTATTCTTTGCTTCTCTTACAATAAGCGTGATAAGAAGTTAGAGAATCATGGTATTGCTGCTCATGTAAAAGCTGGCTCTGGTCCACGTCATCTTGTTTTCTCTCCTAACGGTAAGTATGCTTATCTTATGAGCGAGTTGTCTTGTAATGTAACAGTTTATACTTATAAGGAGGGTAAGTTAAAGGAACTTCAGACCATCGCTGCTGATAATGCTAATGCACGTGGTGGTGCTGATATCCATGTTAGCCCTGATGGAATGTTTGTTTATGCCAGTACACGTTTGAAGGGTGATGGTATCACAATTTTCCGTGTAAATAATAATGGTACATTGACTCGTATTGGTGCGCAGTTTACAGGTAGACATCCACGTAACTTTGCGATTACTCCAAATGGAAAGTTCCTTCTGGTTGCTTGTCGTGATGATAATTCAATAGAAGTTTACTCACGCGATAAGTTCACTGGCCTGCTTAAGAATACTAATCAGGATATTATCCTTAGTCACCCAGTTTGCGTGAAGTTCTATCCTGAGAAGTAG
- a CDS encoding leucine-rich repeat domain-containing protein — protein MKRLILMLALSIITLQATWAKLNVTKEADGTVVFTLEASGDINNEFTPVSGGYAQYTPSDLIKDYLTTTKLKVVTKPGVTMSSEDLKRICGMAEEENNFPNLNTLDLEFANFTNDNDLVNLKYMDKLETITFPRTTKEIPRACLRDGSCKIENVIIPDNAERSVDVGVQAFPQSLKTIKLGEVNPNGSSKIEQQAFAGTDLTSVDFGYGWKEIGTQAFFGCSALKDIVLPEGVEFIRNGAFSGAAIEAIHLPNTLKVIEANAFVCENLKTITIPASVEKIETFAFQSNKALTDVYVLGTNTKAENQAFGPYTVSNFKYDNPGNITPVKREFYTNQETGKLFTMLHYPEAAYENYVNENSRSIGGSTKNVAAENGGCWPTFEDGKFSLTSGDYAGWRNFALTGKIKDETWDDDKRVDGKWYTMCLPFDMTAQQLKSAYGSKVEVVEFSDVDVVTKPNNDKIVTLKFKQPVTETKAHHPYMIHPSLHKGTQTGVKTTIVGIKKQEEKQESLNAQKVVKTADGVTYTFIGNYDKNKHLQQYSYYYYSGDDETRYKNGFYKWIASNSGTWTPYTACVLMNKDNGANAKPSISYYLESIDGQTTAIDTLPVMPAAHDMQQGKVYTITGQLVQQGTINLKALPQGVYIVNGKKYIVR, from the coding sequence ATGAAAAGATTAATCTTAATGTTGGCTCTGTCAATCATTACATTGCAGGCAACATGGGCAAAGCTAAATGTAACTAAAGAAGCTGACGGGACGGTGGTCTTCACGCTCGAAGCATCTGGCGACATTAACAATGAGTTCACACCAGTATCAGGAGGATATGCCCAGTACACGCCATCAGATCTAATAAAAGATTATCTGACTACCACGAAGCTGAAAGTTGTAACCAAACCTGGAGTAACTATGAGCAGTGAGGACTTAAAGCGTATCTGTGGTATGGCAGAGGAGGAAAACAACTTCCCCAACTTAAACACACTCGACCTTGAGTTCGCAAATTTCACGAATGATAACGATTTGGTCAATCTGAAGTATATGGACAAGCTGGAGACTATTACTTTCCCTCGTACAACTAAAGAGATACCACGAGCTTGCCTTAGAGATGGTTCATGCAAAATAGAAAATGTAATCATTCCTGACAATGCAGAACGCAGCGTTGATGTAGGCGTTCAGGCGTTTCCACAATCCCTAAAGACTATTAAACTTGGTGAAGTTAACCCTAATGGCAGCAGCAAAATAGAGCAACAAGCATTTGCAGGTACAGATCTCACATCTGTTGACTTCGGCTATGGTTGGAAAGAAATTGGTACCCAGGCGTTCTTTGGTTGCTCAGCCTTAAAGGATATTGTGTTACCAGAAGGAGTTGAATTTATCCGTAATGGTGCATTCTCTGGCGCAGCTATTGAAGCCATCCACCTGCCTAACACGCTGAAAGTAATTGAGGCAAATGCTTTCGTATGCGAGAATCTGAAAACAATTACAATTCCTGCAAGTGTCGAGAAAATTGAGACATTCGCTTTCCAAAGCAACAAAGCACTTACAGATGTATATGTATTAGGAACAAACACAAAAGCTGAAAACCAAGCTTTTGGTCCCTATACTGTAAGTAATTTCAAATATGACAATCCTGGCAATATCACTCCTGTAAAACGAGAGTTCTATACAAATCAAGAGACTGGTAAGCTTTTCACAATGCTACATTATCCTGAAGCTGCATACGAGAACTATGTAAATGAGAATTCACGTTCAATAGGAGGTTCAACAAAAAATGTTGCTGCAGAGAATGGTGGCTGCTGGCCTACATTTGAAGATGGCAAGTTTTCCTTAACATCTGGTGATTATGCAGGCTGGAGGAATTTCGCACTTACAGGCAAAATAAAAGATGAAACATGGGATGACGACAAACGTGTAGACGGCAAGTGGTACACAATGTGTCTGCCATTTGACATGACAGCCCAGCAGCTCAAGAGTGCATACGGTTCAAAAGTTGAAGTGGTAGAGTTCTCTGATGTAGACGTTGTCACAAAGCCTAATAATGACAAGATTGTCACACTGAAATTTAAGCAGCCTGTAACAGAGACAAAGGCTCACCATCCTTACATGATTCACCCTTCCCTGCACAAGGGAACGCAGACGGGTGTGAAAACAACCATCGTGGGTATCAAGAAACAAGAAGAGAAACAGGAAAGCTTGAATGCTCAAAAGGTTGTAAAGACTGCTGATGGCGTCACCTATACTTTCATTGGTAATTATGACAAGAACAAGCACCTGCAGCAGTATTCTTATTATTACTATTCAGGTGACGATGAGACCAGATATAAGAACGGTTTTTACAAGTGGATAGCATCTAACAGCGGAACATGGACTCCTTACACGGCTTGCGTCTTGATGAATAAGGACAATGGTGCGAATGCGAAGCCATCAATCAGCTATTATTTAGAAAGCATTGACGGGCAAACAACTGCTATTGACACGCTTCCTGTTATGCCAGCAGCACACGACATGCAGCAGGGAAAGGTATATACCATTACGGGACAGCTCGTACAGCAGGGCACAATTAACCTGAAAGCATTGCCACAGGGAGTTTACATCGTTAATGGAAAGAAGTACATCGTTCGTTAA
- a CDS encoding sulfatase, producing MNQNIAKAILPLAALSCAQGKMLAQDAARPNILYIMCDDHAMQAISAYGSPISKLAPTPNIDRLAQRGMLFRNCFVENSLSTPSRACLMTGLYSHQNGQRQLAEGIDTTKTFVPELMQKAGYETGIVGKWHMMCKPKGFDYYHILDGQGKYYNPTFCKTGKYGKYEQEMGYATSLTTKHAIEFLDNRQKDKPFCLYVHHKAPHRNWFAEPKHIGMYDGVDFPLPKTFWDNYENRGSAAKTQKMNIEKDMELILDFKIPELLDTSDVESMSSYSGLMGELGRMTPAQRMAWDKYYMPRNRRFIEAKLSGKELAVWKYQNYIRDYMSVIASVDESVGQLLDYLKAHDLDKNTVVIYTSDQGFYMGEHGWFDKRFMYEESLHTPLIISYPGHIKEGVENTDMVQNIDFAPTFLTYAGVEQPKEMTGKPLQPLLAGEKPKNWRKDLYYHYYDYPTYHLVRKHDGVRTDRYKLIYFYGKGGMRAVEENKYQNIAGTSENNCLRYLYATNYFNEDPDVSYYELYDLQNDPDELNNIYGKKGTEKVTKQLMKRLNDYRKELKIDEY from the coding sequence ATGAATCAGAACATTGCAAAAGCAATCTTGCCATTGGCAGCACTTTCATGTGCTCAAGGTAAGATGCTTGCACAGGACGCGGCACGTCCTAACATCCTTTACATTATGTGTGACGACCATGCTATGCAGGCAATTAGTGCATACGGTAGTCCTATCTCGAAGTTAGCTCCTACACCAAACATCGATCGTTTGGCACAACGTGGAATGCTTTTCCGCAACTGTTTCGTGGAGAACTCATTGTCAACGCCAAGTCGTGCCTGCTTGATGACAGGCCTTTATAGCCACCAGAATGGTCAAAGACAGTTGGCGGAAGGTATTGACACAACAAAGACTTTCGTTCCAGAGCTGATGCAGAAGGCAGGTTATGAAACTGGTATCGTGGGCAAGTGGCACATGATGTGTAAGCCAAAGGGCTTTGATTATTATCATATCCTTGATGGCCAAGGAAAATACTATAATCCTACTTTCTGCAAGACGGGCAAGTATGGTAAGTATGAACAGGAGATGGGTTATGCTACATCACTGACTACTAAGCATGCAATAGAGTTCCTCGATAATCGTCAGAAGGATAAGCCTTTCTGTTTGTATGTGCATCATAAGGCACCACACCGCAACTGGTTTGCTGAACCAAAGCATATCGGAATGTATGATGGGGTAGACTTCCCATTGCCAAAAACCTTCTGGGATAACTATGAAAACCGTGGCTCGGCAGCTAAAACACAGAAGATGAATATTGAAAAGGATATGGAGTTGATCTTAGACTTCAAAATCCCTGAACTCCTCGATACGTCAGATGTAGAGAGTATGTCGTCTTATTCTGGTTTGATGGGTGAACTTGGCCGTATGACTCCTGCACAAAGAATGGCGTGGGATAAGTATTATATGCCAAGAAACCGCCGTTTCATCGAGGCTAAGCTGTCTGGTAAGGAACTTGCCGTGTGGAAGTATCAGAATTATATTCGTGATTATATGTCTGTCATTGCTTCGGTAGACGAGAGCGTTGGACAGCTATTGGATTATCTTAAAGCACATGACTTAGATAAGAATACCGTGGTTATCTATACCTCTGATCAAGGCTTCTATATGGGCGAGCATGGATGGTTTGATAAGCGTTTTATGTATGAGGAGTCTTTACACACCCCATTGATCATCAGCTACCCAGGCCATATCAAAGAAGGAGTTGAGAATACTGATATGGTACAGAATATCGACTTTGCACCAACTTTCCTTACTTATGCTGGTGTAGAGCAGCCTAAGGAGATGACTGGTAAGCCTCTGCAGCCACTGCTTGCTGGTGAGAAGCCAAAGAATTGGCGCAAGGATTTGTATTATCACTACTATGATTATCCTACTTATCACCTCGTTCGTAAGCACGATGGTGTACGTACTGATCGATATAAACTTATCTATTTCTATGGTAAGGGTGGTATGCGTGCCGTGGAGGAGAATAAGTACCAGAATATTGCAGGTACAAGCGAGAATAATTGTTTGCGCTATCTCTATGCAACAAACTATTTCAACGAGGATCCTGACGTAAGCTACTATGAACTTTACGACCTGCAGAATGACCCAGACGAGTTGAATAACATCTACGGCAAGAAGGGTACAGAGAAGGTTACAAAGCAACTGATGAAGCGCCTAAACGATTATCGTAAGGAGCTGAAAATAGATGAATATTAA